In a genomic window of Pseudodesulfovibrio senegalensis:
- a CDS encoding 4Fe-4S dicluster domain-containing protein, with the protein MPKTFLVDTSRCTACRGCQIACKEWHELPANKTTQVGWGSHQNPQDLNPNNYKLVRFHEHLDNGKVRWNFFPDQCRHCEVAPCKETADMYMEGAILKDEKTGAVLFTDKTREFTKEVFEEIRDACPYNIPRRDEATGLMSKCTMCNDRIHSGMLPACVKACPTGTMMFGDREEMLKLADERLALAKKSYPDATLADPEDVNVIYLLIDKPENYHEFAVASAAGTGMDRKQFLAKLARPFTRMTERA; encoded by the coding sequence ATGCCCAAGACGTTTCTGGTAGACACATCACGCTGCACGGCGTGCCGAGGCTGTCAGATAGCCTGCAAGGAATGGCACGAGCTGCCCGCCAACAAGACCACGCAAGTGGGCTGGGGCAGCCACCAGAATCCGCAGGACCTGAACCCCAACAACTACAAGCTGGTGCGCTTCCACGAGCATCTGGACAACGGCAAGGTCCGCTGGAACTTCTTCCCGGACCAGTGCCGCCACTGCGAAGTGGCGCCCTGCAAGGAAACCGCCGACATGTATATGGAAGGCGCCATCCTCAAGGACGAAAAGACCGGTGCCGTGTTGTTCACGGACAAGACCCGGGAATTCACCAAGGAGGTGTTCGAGGAAATCCGCGACGCCTGCCCCTACAACATTCCCCGGCGCGACGAAGCCACCGGACTCATGTCCAAATGCACCATGTGCAATGACCGCATCCACAGCGGCATGCTCCCGGCCTGCGTCAAGGCCTGCCCCACGGGTACCATGATGTTCGGTGACCGGGAGGAAATGCTCAAGCTGGCCGACGAGCGTCTGGCCCTGGCCAAGAAGAGCTATCCGGACGCGACGCTGGCCGACCCCGAGGATGTCAACGTCATCTACCTGCTCATCGACAAGCCAGAGAACTACCATGAGTTCGCGGTCGCTTCGGCGGCCGGAACAGGCATGGACCGCAAGCAGTTCCTGGCCAAACTCGCGCGGCCGTTCACCCGAATGACCGAACGCGCATAG
- the fdnG gene encoding formate dehydrogenase-N subunit alpha — protein MKCDRRSFLKLAGSSAACLSLAQLGVNLTPVKAYAAGLKIDGAREVITVCPFCSVSCHIIGYVKGDKLVGTEGDPDYPINEGSLCAKGAAMLSMTTSHHRLKKPMYRAPYSDKWEEKSWDWVMDRIARRIKDTRDKDIILKNEKGDTVNRLESMFLLGTSHAGNEECALAHQAMRSLGVVHMDHQARIUHSATVAALGESFGRGAMTNHWIDIKNADSILIMGSNAAEHHPISFKWVLKAKDKGATVMHVDPKFSRTSARSDFHVPLRSGTDIAFLGGMIKYIIDNDRFFKQYVVEYTNASLIVGKEFGFKDGLFAGYDPKTRKYDKSKWNLELDSKGVPKRDKSLKHPRCVFQLLKKHYSRYTLDKVSATTGVAPEDLLRVYKTFSATGRGDKAGTVMYALGWTQHTVGVQNIRSAGIIQLLLGNIGVAGGGINALRGEPNVQGSTDHTLLYHIIPGYMAMPHNEWQTYEQYNKANTPVSSDPQSANWWQHKPKYFASLLKAWYGENATKENGFCYELLPKIEKDEDYSYLYLFDRMYNNKIRGGIIIGLNPMNSVPNTNKLRKALDNLDWLVTSELHHSETTDNWHRPGADPKKIKTEVFLLPSAHRLEKDGSVTNSGRWLLWHHQCVKPAFEARPFGDMFVGIMNRVRALYNKEGGTLPEAVTKLNWPEKYDPEKLCAEINGYFTRDTVIKGKKYKKGQQVPSFTALTDDGSTSSLNWLYAGSYTDEDGNKAKRRSTKQTAMQAKIGLYPNWAWCWPVNRRILYNRASVDLNGKSYNPEKAVIEWKNGKWVGDVPDGGWPPLATGKGKLPFIMHKHGMGQLYGPGRADGPFSEHYEPVETPVNSNLFSGQLNSPCYKFVDSDMDKLSPPANPKYPIVLTTYSLTEHWCGGGETRNIPNLLEAEPQLYVEMSPELAKEKGIKNGDGVIVESVRGRVEAIAMVTIRMRPLRVHGRIIHEIGMPFCFGWTTPGSGDSTNRLTPSVGDPNTTIPEFKACCVNIRKAEKLTELAT, from the coding sequence ATGAAATGTGACCGCCGGAGCTTCCTGAAGCTCGCAGGCTCGTCCGCAGCATGTCTCTCCCTGGCCCAGCTCGGCGTGAATCTCACGCCGGTCAAGGCGTACGCCGCCGGTCTGAAGATCGACGGGGCAAGGGAAGTGATCACGGTCTGTCCGTTCTGCTCGGTGAGCTGCCACATCATAGGCTATGTGAAGGGCGACAAGCTCGTGGGCACGGAAGGCGACCCGGACTACCCCATTAACGAAGGTTCCCTGTGCGCCAAGGGCGCGGCCATGCTGAGCATGACCACCAGCCACCACAGGCTCAAGAAACCCATGTACCGCGCTCCCTACAGCGACAAGTGGGAAGAAAAGAGCTGGGACTGGGTGATGGACCGCATAGCGCGGCGCATCAAGGACACCCGCGACAAGGACATCATCCTCAAGAATGAGAAGGGTGACACGGTCAACCGTCTCGAATCCATGTTCCTGCTGGGCACCTCCCACGCGGGCAACGAAGAGTGCGCGCTCGCGCATCAAGCCATGAGAAGCCTGGGCGTCGTCCACATGGACCACCAGGCCCGTATCTGACACAGCGCCACAGTTGCGGCTCTGGGAGAGTCGTTCGGACGCGGTGCGATGACCAACCACTGGATCGACATCAAGAATGCCGATTCCATCCTCATAATGGGCAGCAATGCTGCCGAACACCACCCGATTTCATTCAAGTGGGTACTCAAGGCCAAGGACAAGGGCGCCACGGTAATGCACGTGGACCCGAAGTTCTCGCGCACGTCGGCCCGCTCGGATTTCCATGTCCCCCTCCGTTCGGGCACGGACATCGCTTTTCTGGGTGGCATGATCAAGTACATCATCGACAACGACCGCTTCTTCAAGCAGTACGTGGTGGAGTACACCAACGCCTCGCTCATCGTGGGCAAGGAATTCGGATTCAAGGACGGCCTGTTCGCGGGCTATGATCCCAAAACCAGAAAATACGACAAGAGCAAGTGGAACCTGGAGCTGGATTCCAAGGGCGTTCCCAAGCGGGACAAGAGCCTCAAGCATCCCCGCTGCGTGTTCCAGCTGCTGAAAAAACACTACTCGCGCTACACGCTGGACAAGGTCTCCGCCACCACGGGCGTGGCCCCCGAAGACCTGCTGCGCGTGTACAAGACATTCTCGGCGACCGGACGCGGCGACAAGGCCGGCACCGTGATGTACGCACTGGGCTGGACCCAGCACACCGTGGGCGTGCAGAACATCCGTTCCGCAGGCATCATCCAGCTGCTGCTGGGCAACATCGGCGTGGCCGGCGGCGGCATCAACGCGCTGCGCGGCGAGCCCAACGTGCAGGGGTCCACGGACCACACCCTGCTCTACCACATCATCCCGGGCTATATGGCCATGCCCCACAACGAGTGGCAGACCTACGAGCAGTACAACAAGGCCAACACCCCGGTCAGCAGCGACCCGCAGTCGGCCAACTGGTGGCAGCACAAGCCCAAGTACTTCGCCAGCCTGCTCAAGGCCTGGTACGGCGAAAACGCCACCAAGGAAAACGGCTTCTGCTACGAGCTGCTGCCCAAGATCGAAAAGGACGAGGACTATTCGTACCTCTACCTCTTCGACCGCATGTACAACAACAAGATCCGCGGCGGCATCATCATCGGGCTGAACCCCATGAACAGCGTGCCCAACACCAACAAGCTCAGAAAGGCGCTGGACAACCTCGACTGGCTCGTGACCAGCGAACTGCACCATTCCGAGACCACGGACAACTGGCACCGCCCGGGCGCGGACCCCAAGAAGATCAAGACGGAAGTCTTCCTGCTGCCTTCGGCCCATCGCCTGGAAAAGGACGGCTCCGTGACCAACTCGGGACGCTGGCTGCTCTGGCACCACCAGTGCGTGAAACCCGCGTTCGAGGCCCGGCCCTTCGGCGACATGTTCGTGGGCATCATGAACCGCGTGCGCGCCTTGTACAACAAGGAAGGCGGCACACTCCCCGAGGCCGTGACCAAGCTGAACTGGCCTGAAAAGTACGACCCCGAAAAGCTGTGCGCCGAGATCAACGGCTACTTCACCAGAGACACGGTCATCAAGGGCAAGAAGTACAAGAAGGGCCAGCAGGTGCCTTCGTTCACGGCCCTGACCGACGATGGTTCCACGTCCAGCCTGAACTGGCTGTACGCGGGCAGCTACACCGACGAGGACGGCAACAAGGCCAAGCGTCGCAGCACCAAGCAGACCGCCATGCAGGCCAAGATCGGCCTGTATCCCAACTGGGCGTGGTGCTGGCCCGTGAACCGGCGCATCCTCTACAACCGTGCCTCGGTGGACCTCAACGGCAAGTCCTACAACCCGGAAAAGGCCGTCATCGAATGGAAGAACGGCAAGTGGGTCGGCGACGTGCCCGATGGCGGATGGCCGCCACTGGCAACGGGCAAGGGCAAGCTGCCCTTCATCATGCACAAGCACGGCATGGGCCAGCTCTATGGCCCGGGCAGGGCTGACGGACCGTTCTCCGAGCACTACGAGCCCGTTGAAACGCCGGTCAATAGCAACCTGTTCTCCGGCCAGCTCAACAGCCCCTGCTACAAGTTCGTGGACAGCGACATGGACAAGCTGTCGCCGCCCGCGAACCCCAAGTACCCCATCGTGCTGACCACCTACAGCCTCACCGAACACTGGTGCGGCGGCGGTGAAACCAGAAACATCCCCAACCTGCTGGAAGCCGAGCCGCAGCTCTATGTGGAGATGAGCCCGGAACTGGCCAAGGAAAAGGGAATCAAGAACGGCGACGGCGTGATTGTCGAGAGCGTGCGCGGCCGGGTGGAAGCCATAGCTATGGTCACCATCCGCATGCGCCCTCTCAGGGTTCACGGCCGGATCATCCACGAAATAGGCATGCCCTTCTGCTTCGGCTGGACCACTCCGGGAAGCGGCGACTCCACCAACAGGCTTACGCCGTCGGTGGGCGACCCCAACACCACCATCCCGGAATTCAAGGCGTGCTGCGTGAACATCCGCAAGGCCGAAAAGCTCACCGAGCTGGCAACCTAA
- a CDS encoding ABC transporter substrate-binding protein, with product MKYLLSILFVLVFACGACEPVDRDDLSARETPGVSDTEIRLGSSLALSGHAGYLGTQTLRGAMSYIRYVNESGGVHGRTIRVVARDDAYDPPTCLANTQQFILGGRVFALFCYVGTPTTVKILPMVQEARIPLLGMFTGANALREPFNRYVVNIRASYYQETEAAVRHLVQGLGIRDIAVFYQFDAYGFDGLVGTELALKQYGLEPVARGSYIRGTRDVEEGLNKILHSGAEAVVMIGTYDACGEFIHRSVEQDYCPLFYNVSFVGGEELARRVADTGQCVVVVSQVVPPPQTFSTQGGEPDYVTLLKRYYPSEEPSDVGLEGYLNARVMVEGLRKAGRKLTRIGFIRAIESLSDFPLGRSLRASFGPDDHQGLDRVFFARLTGGRMEPFHDWSALVSRHGADCSGAVTGAGPVSGVGRAGGPATETQPDGGGT from the coding sequence TTGAAGTACTTGCTTTCCATCCTTTTCGTCCTCGTATTCGCCTGTGGCGCCTGCGAACCCGTGGATAGAGACGACCTTTCCGCGCGCGAAACGCCCGGCGTGAGCGACACCGAGATTCGCCTCGGGTCGTCGCTGGCCCTTTCCGGCCACGCCGGGTATCTGGGAACCCAGACCCTGCGCGGGGCCATGAGCTATATCCGCTATGTGAACGAATCCGGCGGCGTGCACGGACGTACCATCCGCGTGGTGGCTCGCGACGACGCCTATGATCCGCCCACTTGTCTGGCCAACACACAGCAATTCATTCTCGGCGGCCGCGTGTTTGCCCTGTTCTGTTACGTGGGCACGCCCACCACCGTGAAGATACTGCCCATGGTGCAGGAGGCACGCATTCCGCTGCTGGGCATGTTCACCGGGGCCAACGCCCTGCGCGAGCCGTTCAATCGCTACGTGGTCAACATCCGCGCCTCCTACTATCAGGAGACCGAGGCGGCCGTGCGGCATCTGGTGCAGGGCCTCGGCATTCGCGACATCGCGGTTTTTTATCAGTTCGACGCCTATGGGTTCGACGGGCTTGTGGGCACGGAGCTGGCGCTCAAGCAGTATGGACTGGAGCCTGTGGCGCGCGGTTCGTATATCCGGGGAACCCGTGACGTGGAGGAGGGGCTGAACAAGATTCTTCATTCCGGGGCCGAGGCCGTGGTCATGATCGGCACGTATGACGCCTGCGGCGAGTTCATCCACCGCTCGGTGGAACAGGATTACTGCCCGCTGTTTTACAACGTTTCATTCGTGGGCGGCGAAGAACTGGCGCGCCGGGTGGCGGACACGGGCCAATGCGTGGTGGTCGTGTCGCAGGTGGTGCCGCCGCCGCAGACGTTTTCCACACAGGGTGGCGAGCCGGATTACGTGACTCTGCTCAAGCGCTACTATCCCAGTGAAGAGCCCAGCGACGTGGGGCTGGAAGGCTACCTGAACGCGCGCGTCATGGTGGAGGGGCTGCGCAAGGCGGGCCGCAAGCTCACGCGCATCGGGTTCATCCGCGCCATCGAGTCCCTTTCCGATTTTCCGCTGGGCCGTTCCCTGCGCGCCTCGTTCGGTCCCGACGACCATCAGGGCCTTGACCGGGTTTTCTTTGCCCGGCTGACCGGCGGACGCATGGAGCCTTTCCACGATTGGAGCGCGTTGGTGTCCAGACATGGGGCAGACTGTTCAGGCGCCGTCACGGGGGCCGGTCCCGTATCCGGAGTCGGTCGGGCGGGTGGCCCGGCAACGGAGACGCAGCCCGACGGGGGCGGCACATGA
- a CDS encoding ATP-binding protein has product MSLIRAIERRFGAASFQNKMVLSMLAGIMFISVMIALVARWILVSSLTDELEQRGKSIAHSIADRGGVHILDDDIPQLLALIFDEVRLQERRHLISYIIVEDQEGTVLAHTMTRQLPDELLDHKLAEEGRDSVRLVRVGHTQVYDIAAPINEGLYRIGTVHVGLSKTHIDSLVSKLRVAFLGFISGVVLIAFYLSHRLSRSITRPIHDLTVIADEISRGNFDTPVKNSDGNWDPTQCPAYKDTDLPCWHFDLSYDQTPGHMADEYRNCNRCLFYRKRQGDEVVQLADSFRNMVWSIRLYRHRLRESEEKYRSLFDSGPDPVFVVDCSDGTIVDANPRTEELYGYSRSELKGMPFEALAAEDGTVCAQQLDGEGGCAYFPKVIHYRRQGEPFFVNMHACPISYRGRHAIIVGVTDITEMIEKDAQLIQAGKMKSLGEMSAGIAHELNQPLNAIKMGSEYLMMMQEQGREVPENQQREVIAEISAQVDRVSEIIRTLRGFGRKADMVREDVDVNRAVQAVLSLLRRQFELDDIRFVLDFNEVPPILAQSNRLQQVILNLLTNARDAINDMSSPIATKADRRITIRSGAADGHVFVSVEDTGQGIPEHARHKVFEPFYTTKEAGHGMGLGLAISYGIVKDYGGEMHIDSTPGRGTCFRLEFPVHETGASKREGHA; this is encoded by the coding sequence ATGAGCCTGATTCGGGCTATTGAACGCCGTTTCGGCGCGGCCAGCTTCCAGAACAAGATGGTGCTGTCCATGCTGGCGGGCATCATGTTCATCTCCGTGATGATCGCGCTTGTGGCGCGCTGGATTCTGGTGTCATCGCTCACGGACGAACTGGAGCAGCGCGGCAAGAGCATCGCCCATTCCATTGCGGATCGTGGGGGCGTGCACATTCTGGATGACGACATTCCCCAGCTGCTGGCCCTGATTTTCGACGAGGTGCGCTTGCAGGAACGCCGACATCTCATTTCCTACATCATCGTCGAGGACCAGGAAGGAACCGTGCTGGCGCATACCATGACCCGCCAGCTTCCGGACGAGTTGCTTGATCACAAGCTGGCCGAGGAAGGACGCGACAGCGTGCGGCTGGTGCGGGTGGGACACACGCAGGTCTACGACATCGCCGCGCCCATCAACGAGGGGCTGTACCGCATCGGCACCGTGCACGTGGGCCTGAGCAAGACGCACATCGACAGCCTTGTTTCCAAGCTGCGCGTGGCCTTTCTGGGTTTTATTTCCGGTGTGGTGCTCATCGCCTTTTACCTTTCGCACCGGCTTTCGCGATCCATCACCCGGCCCATTCACGACCTCACGGTCATTGCCGACGAGATCAGCCGCGGCAACTTCGACACCCCCGTCAAGAACTCGGACGGCAACTGGGACCCCACCCAATGCCCGGCCTACAAGGATACGGACCTGCCGTGCTGGCATTTCGACCTGAGCTATGACCAGACCCCGGGGCACATGGCGGACGAATACCGCAACTGCAACAGGTGCCTGTTTTACCGCAAGCGGCAGGGCGACGAGGTTGTGCAGCTGGCGGATTCGTTTCGCAACATGGTCTGGTCCATCCGGCTGTACCGCCACCGTTTGCGGGAATCCGAGGAAAAATACCGTTCGCTTTTCGATTCCGGGCCGGACCCGGTTTTCGTGGTGGATTGCTCGGACGGAACCATTGTGGACGCCAATCCGCGCACCGAGGAGCTGTACGGGTATTCCCGCAGCGAGCTCAAGGGCATGCCGTTTGAGGCCCTTGCGGCCGAAGACGGCACGGTCTGCGCCCAGCAGCTGGACGGCGAGGGCGGGTGTGCGTATTTTCCCAAGGTCATTCACTACCGCAGGCAGGGCGAGCCGTTCTTCGTGAACATGCATGCCTGTCCCATTTCCTATCGCGGCAGGCATGCCATCATCGTGGGCGTGACCGACATCACCGAGATGATCGAAAAGGACGCCCAACTCATACAGGCCGGAAAGATGAAATCGCTGGGCGAAATGTCCGCGGGCATAGCCCATGAGCTGAACCAGCCGCTCAACGCCATCAAGATGGGCAGCGAATACCTGATGATGATGCAGGAGCAGGGCAGGGAAGTCCCCGAGAATCAACAGCGCGAGGTCATCGCGGAAATCAGCGCGCAGGTGGACCGCGTTTCGGAGATCATCAGGACTTTGCGCGGGTTCGGGCGCAAGGCCGACATGGTGCGGGAAGACGTGGATGTGAACCGGGCCGTGCAGGCAGTGCTCTCGCTGCTGCGCCGCCAGTTCGAACTGGACGACATCCGTTTCGTGCTGGATTTCAATGAGGTCCCGCCCATACTCGCCCAATCCAACCGTCTGCAACAGGTCATCCTGAATTTGCTGACCAATGCGCGCGACGCCATCAACGACATGAGCAGCCCGATCGCGACCAAGGCGGACCGGCGGATTACCATCCGGTCCGGCGCGGCAGACGGCCATGTCTTCGTGTCCGTGGAAGACACGGGGCAGGGTATTCCCGAGCACGCGCGGCACAAGGTCTTCGAGCCGTTCTACACCACCAAGGAAGCCGGACATGGCATGGGGTTGGGACTTGCCATATCGTACGGAATCGTGAAGGATTACGGAGGGGAAATGCACATCGACAGCACGCCGGGACGCGGCACCTGTTTCCGGCTGGAATTTCCGGTCCATGAAACGGGCGCGTCCAAGAGGGAGGGACACGCGTGA
- a CDS encoding response regulator yields the protein MQKILVIDDEKPTLKMFGLLLGALGYETLTAENGREGVDAFREHRPEIVLTDIKMPIMDGIEALREIKRIDPHAEVVIITGHGDMELAIEALNLDATDFINKPVQRQTLAQALERAKQRLALSRNEQTQIAVEQDGDTVVLALRGNLTGLSEKALRNGFEQAANKGGKAMKLRFDANASINGAGISALAELLTGYCESGGQVAVEGLSDNFRTVFDMVGISRLVRYIS from the coding sequence ATGCAGAAAATCTTGGTCATTGATGATGAAAAACCGACCCTGAAGATGTTCGGCCTGTTGCTGGGCGCTTTGGGCTACGAGACTCTGACCGCGGAAAACGGCCGCGAAGGCGTGGACGCGTTTCGCGAGCACCGGCCCGAGATCGTGCTCACGGACATCAAGATGCCGATCATGGACGGCATCGAGGCCCTGCGCGAGATCAAGCGCATCGATCCCCACGCCGAGGTGGTCATCATCACCGGCCACGGCGACATGGAACTGGCCATCGAGGCCCTGAATCTGGACGCCACGGATTTCATCAACAAGCCCGTGCAGCGGCAGACCCTTGCGCAGGCCCTTGAGCGCGCAAAACAGCGTTTGGCCCTTTCCCGCAACGAGCAGACCCAGATAGCCGTGGAGCAGGACGGGGATACCGTGGTGCTGGCCTTGCGCGGCAACCTGACCGGGTTGAGTGAAAAGGCGCTGCGCAACGGTTTTGAACAGGCCGCAAACAAGGGCGGCAAGGCCATGAAGCTGCGTTTCGACGCCAACGCCTCCATCAACGGGGCCGGGATTTCCGCGCTCGCGGAACTGCTGACCGGCTACTGCGAAAGCGGTGGACAGGTAGCCGTGGAAGGGCTTTCCGACAATTTCCGCACTGTGTTCGACATGGTGGGCATATCTCGTCTGGTACGCTACATTTCCTAG
- a CDS encoding IS1595 family transposase codes for MPDTATPHHTLDTAAPVLSASGAHKPAPGERAALEQDEQAARRYLRSLCWPDETPRCPRCANAKIYSLSNDRLRCAACKYTFRPFTGRWLDNGALNCSQWLTLLRLFANDTPMAEIMETLSLSYNTAFKATTAIRFAILAHATDSAQLLGPDTRLDSYLKGTRLTGGPACMRMDSIPVYGIMETDQWVFIDLIPGFRAETLFHFHLNFHLKIVRSGHLVYSDKYKNYDTLLLCGNDTLPYDCIRRRRGKVHVDEAETPFWGYLLNNLKRLRGISCQRFPLYLKELEFRYNNRGKDLLPMLDNYLCALVRPGVGI; via the coding sequence ATGCCGGACACGGCCACGCCGCACCATACGCTCGATACGGCCGCACCGGTTCTGTCCGCCTCGGGCGCGCACAAGCCCGCCCCCGGCGAACGCGCCGCATTGGAGCAGGACGAACAGGCCGCCCGCCGGTATCTGCGATCCCTGTGCTGGCCGGATGAAACGCCCCGCTGTCCGCGCTGCGCCAACGCCAAAATCTATTCCCTGAGCAACGACCGCCTGCGCTGCGCGGCCTGCAAGTACACCTTTCGCCCGTTCACGGGACGCTGGCTGGACAACGGCGCCCTGAACTGCTCCCAATGGCTGACCCTGCTGCGGCTTTTTGCAAACGACACGCCCATGGCCGAAATCATGGAAACCCTGAGTCTTTCCTACAACACCGCGTTCAAGGCCACCACGGCCATCCGTTTCGCCATTCTGGCCCACGCCACGGACAGCGCCCAGCTTCTCGGACCGGACACACGGCTGGATTCCTACCTCAAGGGCACACGGCTCACGGGCGGCCCGGCCTGCATGCGCATGGATTCCATCCCGGTCTACGGCATCATGGAAACCGACCAGTGGGTTTTCATCGACCTGATCCCGGGATTCCGTGCGGAAACGCTCTTCCATTTTCATCTCAACTTCCACCTGAAGATCGTGCGCTCCGGGCATCTGGTCTATTCGGACAAATACAAGAACTACGACACGCTGCTGCTCTGCGGCAACGACACCCTGCCCTACGACTGCATCCGCCGCCGCAGGGGAAAGGTGCATGTGGACGAGGCCGAGACACCGTTTTGGGGCTATCTGCTGAACAACCTCAAACGGCTGCGCGGCATTTCCTGCCAGCGGTTTCCGCTCTATCTCAAGGAATTGGAATTCCGATACAACAACCGGGGCAAAGACCTGTTGCCCATGCTGGACAATTACCTGTGCGCGCTGGTGCGGCCCGGAGTCGGGATTTAG
- a CDS encoding Crp/Fnr family transcriptional regulator: protein MNTHEHLRGIPLFADLDDDALGALAKRARTRVYQASERIISQSDDRQAFFIVLSGRVKIFRSTAEGKEQILYLVEEGQPFCFCTAFTDRPYPVNVTALEESRVADIPAADMEDLARREPLLLLKIMQTLSARLLESMNMVESLALLGTQERIACYLLHAEAGSQSEPGQPFSLPISHRELAKIVGTTPETLSRTIQKFKRENLLEASGKTVRILDREALAAMQQA from the coding sequence ATGAACACGCATGAACATTTGCGCGGCATCCCCCTGTTCGCGGACCTTGACGACGACGCACTGGGCGCGCTGGCAAAAAGGGCGCGCACCCGCGTGTACCAAGCCTCGGAGCGTATCATCAGCCAGTCGGACGACAGGCAGGCCTTCTTCATCGTGCTTTCGGGACGGGTAAAAATCTTCCGCAGCACTGCGGAAGGCAAGGAGCAGATTCTCTATCTGGTGGAGGAAGGACAGCCGTTCTGCTTCTGCACCGCGTTCACGGACAGGCCGTATCCGGTCAACGTGACCGCATTGGAGGAAAGCCGGGTGGCGGACATTCCGGCCGCGGACATGGAAGACCTCGCCCGCAGGGAGCCGCTGTTGCTGCTCAAGATCATGCAGACCCTCTCCGCCCGCCTGCTTGAGTCCATGAACATGGTCGAATCACTGGCCCTGCTGGGCACGCAGGAACGCATCGCCTGCTACCTGCTGCACGCGGAAGCCGGGTCGCAATCCGAGCCGGGCCAGCCGTTCAGCCTGCCCATCTCCCACCGCGAGCTGGCCAAGATCGTGGGCACCACACCGGAGACCCTTTCGCGCACCATCCAGAAATTCAAACGCGAAAACCTGCTGGAAGCCAGCGGCAAAACCGTTCGCATCCTTGACCGCGAGGCGCTCGCGGCCATGCAGCAGGCATAA
- a CDS encoding 4Fe-4S dicluster domain-containing protein produces MSIPRRKFLGALGAAGMAVAMPGKAQAWESKAPPDPFGCLVDLTRCVGCRKCEQACNEVNKLPEPETKFDDLTILDAKRRPDDKVYTVINRYYPGRMDDRNKLAPTFVKVQCMHCQDPACVSACITGALSKRPDGAVHYDVSKCIGCRYCMAACPFEIPAYEYHDPITPQVRKCTFCFDRLEKGQKPGCVSICPVEAITFGKRDKVLELAKGRISRDPARYVDHVYGEKEVGGTSWLYISGDDFGKVGFQNLPARPMPQTSETIQHALFSYLWSPLALFGLLGAVMGYTSRKHKEEDHDA; encoded by the coding sequence ATGAGCATTCCCCGCAGAAAGTTTTTGGGGGCGCTGGGGGCCGCAGGCATGGCCGTCGCGATGCCCGGCAAGGCGCAGGCGTGGGAGTCCAAGGCTCCGCCGGACCCGTTCGGGTGTCTGGTGGACCTGACCCGTTGCGTCGGCTGCCGCAAGTGCGAGCAGGCCTGCAACGAGGTCAACAAGCTGCCCGAGCCCGAGACAAAATTTGACGACCTGACCATCCTCGACGCCAAACGCCGACCCGATGACAAGGTCTATACCGTGATCAACCGGTATTACCCGGGCCGCATGGACGACAGGAACAAGCTCGCGCCCACGTTCGTGAAGGTGCAGTGCATGCACTGCCAGGACCCGGCCTGCGTTTCGGCCTGCATTACGGGCGCGCTTTCCAAGCGTCCCGACGGTGCGGTGCATTACGACGTGAGCAAATGTATCGGCTGCCGCTATTGCATGGCGGCATGTCCCTTTGAAATTCCCGCCTACGAGTACCACGACCCGATCACGCCGCAGGTGCGCAAGTGCACCTTCTGTTTCGACCGGCTGGAAAAGGGCCAGAAACCCGGCTGCGTTTCCATCTGTCCGGTGGAGGCCATCACTTTTGGCAAGCGCGACAAGGTGCTGGAGCTGGCCAAGGGCCGCATCAGCCGCGATCCGGCGCGGTACGTGGACCACGTGTATGGAGAAAAGGAAGTGGGCGGCACGAGCTGGCTGTACATTTCCGGCGACGACTTCGGCAAGGTCGGTTTCCAGAACTTGCCCGCGCGGCCCATGCCCCAGACCTCGGAAACGATTCAGCACGCGCTGTTCAGTTATCTGTGGTCGCCGCTGGCCCTGTTCGGTCTGCTGGGCGCGGTCATGGGATACACCTCCCGCAAGCACAAGGAGGAAGACCATGACGCATAA